One window of the Chryseobacterium camelliae genome contains the following:
- a CDS encoding heme-binding domain-containing protein: protein MSLTKKIILGLTIILIGIQFFQPLQNKSDEVTASHIEKVYAVPQNVKAVLVQSCYDCHSNNTHYPWYSRIQPGSWYMAQHIKKGKEELNFSNFGEYSPRKQRNKFRAMAGQVKDGEMPLSSYTLIHRNAVLSQEDKQVLVKWFGVMEDSIK, encoded by the coding sequence ATGTCCTTAACGAAGAAAATCATATTGGGGTTGACTATTATCTTAATCGGCATACAGTTTTTTCAACCGTTACAGAACAAGTCGGATGAAGTGACAGCCTCTCATATTGAAAAGGTGTATGCCGTACCCCAAAATGTAAAGGCTGTCCTTGTCCAATCCTGCTACGACTGTCATAGCAACAATACCCATTATCCGTGGTATAGCCGCATCCAGCCGGGGTCATGGTATATGGCGCAGCATATCAAAAAAGGTAAGGAGGAACTCAACTTCAGCAACTTTGGGGAGTATTCCCCCCGCAAGCAGCGAAATAAGTTCAGGGCTATGGCGGGACAGGTCAAGGACGGAGAAATGCCCTTATCGTCATATACACTAATTCATCGCAATGCAGTATTGTCGCAAGAGGATAAGCAAGTTTTGGTGAAATGGTTTGGCGTAATGGAAGACAGTATTAAATAA
- a CDS encoding VIT1/CCC1 transporter family protein, whose product MHTNFLEKHYTNRVGWLRASVLGANDGILSVTSIAIGVAAASSERNTIILAALAGLVSGAMSMAAGEYVSVSSQADTEKADLLREEKELKEMPEMELAELAKIYESRGVSMQTALQVAKELTNHNALEAHAKDELGINEITQAKPLQAALASFASFTAGGILPFIVSIFAPLKTMVYYQYTLSIVFLMLLGAVTAKTGGSKIIVAVLRMCFWGTIAMAATALVGHLFGIKNI is encoded by the coding sequence ATGCATACAAATTTCTTAGAAAAACATTATACCAATCGTGTAGGTTGGCTACGAGCTTCAGTTCTTGGAGCAAATGACGGCATCTTATCTGTAACAAGTATTGCTATTGGTGTTGCAGCAGCCAGTTCAGAAAGAAATACGATTATTCTTGCCGCATTGGCGGGCTTGGTTTCCGGGGCAATGTCTATGGCCGCAGGAGAATATGTTTCTGTCAGTTCGCAGGCAGACACCGAAAAGGCCGACTTGTTGAGAGAAGAGAAAGAGTTAAAAGAAATGCCCGAAATGGAATTAGCAGAACTAGCAAAAATATATGAAAGTAGAGGCGTAAGTATGCAAACAGCTTTGCAGGTAGCAAAAGAATTGACCAATCACAATGCATTGGAGGCCCACGCCAAAGATGAACTGGGCATTAACGAAATTACACAGGCAAAACCCTTACAGGCAGCTTTAGCATCCTTTGCGTCTTTTACAGCGGGGGGGATTTTGCCTTTTATAGTTTCTATATTTGCTCCATTAAAAACAATGGTTTATTATCAATATACTTTGTCTATCGTGTTTTTGATGTTGCTGGGTGCAGTTACTGCAAAAACAGGAGGTTCAAAAATCATAGTTGCGGTTCTCAGAATGTGCTTTTGGGGAACAATAGCAATGGCTGCAACAGCTTTAGTCGGACATTTATTTGGGATAAAAAATATTTAA
- a CDS encoding DUF3347 domain-containing protein: MKSLSKIVMVIAVLLSSINGFAQIKNAKTETVKIYGNCGMCKTTIEKAGNVKKVASVDWNKDTKMATLTYDGDKTNQDEILKRIALAGYDSEKFLAPDDVYAKLPGCCQYDRALKPTAKNKEAGMDMNAGHGNHNHSEMTAQGNKNATQNQSQLKPVFDNYFSVKDALIKTDAATASAKAAELSASIKPVDMSKLSVEEHAVWMKIMKDLAANTESISKSKDVAKQRNAFAKLSGNIYTLAKVSKQDVPVYYQHCPMYNGGANWLSKENAVKNPYYGSQMLTCGSTVEILGK; encoded by the coding sequence ATGAAATCATTATCAAAAATAGTGATGGTAATCGCTGTATTACTATCATCAATAAACGGCTTCGCACAAATCAAGAATGCGAAAACAGAAACCGTAAAGATTTACGGAAATTGTGGTATGTGCAAAACCACCATCGAAAAAGCAGGTAACGTAAAAAAGGTAGCCAGTGTGGACTGGAACAAAGATACCAAGATGGCTACGCTCACCTATGACGGCGACAAAACAAATCAGGATGAAATCCTGAAACGTATCGCCTTAGCAGGTTATGATAGCGAGAAGTTCTTGGCGCCAGATGATGTATATGCAAAATTACCCGGTTGTTGCCAGTATGATAGAGCGTTGAAGCCAACTGCCAAAAACAAAGAGGCAGGAATGGATATGAACGCCGGGCATGGCAATCACAATCATAGTGAAATGACAGCACAGGGTAACAAGAATGCTACTCAAAATCAATCACAACTAAAACCTGTATTTGACAACTATTTTTCAGTTAAAGATGCTTTGATAAAAACAGATGCGGCGACCGCATCCGCCAAAGCTGCTGAATTGTCGGCATCCATTAAACCAGTTGATATGAGTAAGCTATCGGTAGAAGAGCATGCTGTTTGGATGAAAATAATGAAAGACTTAGCAGCCAATACAGAAAGTATATCAAAATCAAAAGATGTTGCAAAACAGAGAAATGCTTTTGCCAAACTCTCGGGCAATATTTACACATTGGCTAAAGTATCTAAACAGGATGTACCCGTTTATTATCAACATTGCCCAATGTATAATGGCGGAGCAAACTGGTTAAGCAAAGAGAATGCGGTTAAAAATCCGTATTACGGTTCACAAATGCTTACCTGTGGTAGTACAGTTGAAATTCTTGGCAAGTAA
- a CDS encoding multicopper oxidase domain-containing protein, which yields MNRYKNIPIKMLQTVLLLLCAQTLFAQKVVHYELYVKDTLVNYAGKQKRAIAVNGQIPMPTLTFTEGDTAEIVVHNQLKESTSLHWHGVFLPNKEDGVPWLTQKPIAPGATYTYRFPIIQSGTHWYHSHSGLQEQIGMYGNFVMKKRKDDKTFRKGIDDLPEVPIVLSEWTNLNPKNINRMLHNANDWAAIKKNSTQSYAEAIREGYFKTKLKNEWKRMLAMDVSDVYYDKVLMNGNNTTDLKTIDGKSLKAGDKVRLRISNGGASSYFWLRYAGGKITVVANDGNDVEPVDVDRLIIGVSETYDVVVTIPADGVAYEFLATTEDRTQSASYFVGNGVKQLISPLPRLKYFEGMKMMNGMMKMNGDLDDMGMKMSLNKMDMNVVMYPEITGPAGKKEDHSQHNMDMESGMKMDTDPNRYNANALGDITTLNYSMLQSPYNTTLPKEAPVKELKFTLTGNMNRYVWSMDNKILSETDKIPVKKGEVLRITIYNNSMMRHPMHLHGFDFRVINGKGEKSPLKNVLDIMPMETDTIEFLANEEGDWFFHCHILYHMMSGMNRVFSVGDYQNPNLPDKKQAYNMLQRESNMPHFMAENDFATNGNDGQAMLQNARWSLGTEWRLGYNSMHGYEVETHLGRYIGKMQWLMPFIGYDWRYRKMGIDQQEKNLFGQTNEKDTRRAFSLGVMYTLPMLVNFQAEVYHDGIVRLALMREDIPISKRLRGGFMVNTDKEYMGELKYIINKNIGIRAHYDSDMGWGAGLSLVY from the coding sequence ATGAACAGATATAAGAATATACCCATAAAAATGCTGCAAACGGTATTGCTACTGCTTTGCGCACAAACCCTGTTTGCACAGAAAGTGGTGCATTACGAATTGTATGTAAAAGATACGCTTGTCAATTATGCAGGTAAGCAAAAAAGAGCGATTGCCGTAAACGGTCAAATCCCGATGCCTACGCTCACTTTCACCGAGGGTGATACAGCCGAAATTGTTGTTCATAATCAATTGAAAGAAAGCACATCGCTGCATTGGCACGGTGTATTTCTCCCCAACAAAGAAGACGGAGTTCCCTGGCTTACCCAAAAACCGATAGCTCCCGGGGCTACCTATACCTATCGTTTTCCTATTATACAAAGCGGAACGCACTGGTACCATTCGCATTCTGGATTACAGGAACAGATTGGGATGTACGGAAACTTTGTAATGAAGAAAAGAAAGGACGATAAGACGTTTAGAAAAGGAATAGATGATTTACCTGAAGTTCCCATTGTTTTAAGCGAATGGACCAACCTCAATCCAAAAAATATCAACAGAATGCTGCATAATGCCAACGACTGGGCGGCGATTAAGAAGAATTCAACACAGTCTTATGCAGAAGCCATTCGTGAGGGTTATTTTAAAACCAAGCTAAAAAACGAATGGAAACGTATGCTGGCAATGGATGTAAGCGATGTTTACTATGACAAAGTACTAATGAATGGAAACAATACCACAGATTTAAAAACCATCGATGGCAAATCATTGAAAGCAGGCGATAAAGTGAGGTTAAGAATATCCAACGGTGGAGCTTCTTCTTATTTCTGGTTGCGTTACGCAGGTGGAAAGATTACAGTAGTCGCTAATGACGGCAATGATGTAGAACCTGTAGATGTTGACCGGTTGATTATTGGTGTTTCAGAAACTTACGATGTTGTGGTTACGATTCCTGCCGATGGCGTGGCTTATGAATTTTTGGCAACAACCGAAGACCGAACACAGTCTGCAAGTTATTTTGTTGGAAATGGTGTTAAACAGTTGATTTCCCCTCTTCCCCGTCTTAAATATTTTGAAGGAATGAAAATGATGAACGGTATGATGAAAATGAACGGAGATCTGGATGATATGGGCATGAAGATGAGCCTGAACAAAATGGACATGAACGTAGTGATGTATCCCGAAATTACGGGACCAGCCGGAAAGAAAGAAGATCACAGCCAGCATAATATGGATATGGAATCTGGAATGAAAATGGACACCGACCCGAATAGATACAATGCAAATGCCCTGGGAGATATTACAACTCTAAATTATTCAATGTTGCAATCTCCATATAATACTACATTGCCAAAGGAGGCTCCTGTAAAAGAATTGAAATTTACACTAACCGGAAATATGAACCGCTATGTTTGGAGTATGGATAATAAAATCCTTTCCGAAACGGACAAGATACCCGTAAAAAAAGGTGAGGTTTTACGCATTACCATTTATAATAATTCGATGATGCGCCATCCGATGCACCTTCACGGGTTTGACTTCAGGGTAATAAATGGAAAAGGAGAAAAATCGCCGCTAAAAAACGTACTCGATATTATGCCGATGGAGACCGATACCATTGAATTCCTCGCAAATGAAGAAGGAGACTGGTTTTTCCATTGCCATATCCTTTATCATATGATGTCGGGTATGAACCGTGTTTTTTCGGTCGGTGATTATCAAAATCCAAATTTGCCAGACAAGAAACAAGCCTATAATATGTTGCAAAGAGAAAGCAATATGCCTCACTTTATGGCAGAAAATGATTTTGCGACCAATGGAAACGACGGTCAGGCTATGTTGCAGAATGCCCGATGGAGTTTGGGTACAGAATGGCGATTAGGCTACAACAGTATGCACGGTTATGAAGTGGAAACTCATCTTGGCAGATACATCGGAAAAATGCAGTGGCTGATGCCTTTTATTGGTTATGACTGGCGATACCGTAAAATGGGAATTGACCAGCAGGAAAAAAACCTGTTTGGCCAAACCAATGAGAAAGATACCCGAAGGGCCTTTAGTTTAGGTGTAATGTACACTTTACCAATGCTGGTCAATTTTCAGGCAGAGGTTTATCACGACGGTATTGTAAGATTGGCATTGATGCGTGAGGACATTCCGATTTCTAAGAGATTGAGAGGAGGATTTATGGTGAATACCGACAAAGAATATATGGGAGAACTCAAATACATTATCAATAAAAACATCGGAATCCGGGCTCATTATGATAGTGATATGGGATGGGGAGCCGGATTGTCACTTGTGTATTAA
- a CDS encoding LysR family transcriptional regulator, with product MFDFRLKVFFTVAKRLNFTKASEELYITQPAVTKHIKEIENYFKVKLFDRNGTKIKLTPAGETLLQYSEQLFSIYQNMEFDLNAFTQNKSGTLRIGASTTAAQYLLPPILAAFHRKFDKVKVQLVTGNTEQIEIALQNKNIDLGIIEGKSRSTLFKYSAFIKDELVLVAKNGHSISKKSSVKVEDLIKYSFLLREPGSGTLEVIAHALKQSGIKISNLNLEMQLDSSESIKMYLLNSEALAFLSIYSIFKELKNNECTVVEVKGLSIEREFNFIQNQGDSENLSDLFMRFAISYNFR from the coding sequence ATGTTTGATTTCAGATTGAAAGTATTTTTTACCGTTGCCAAAAGGCTCAACTTTACCAAAGCTTCGGAAGAACTGTATATCACACAGCCTGCAGTTACCAAGCACATTAAGGAGATTGAAAATTATTTCAAGGTAAAACTGTTTGACCGGAACGGAACAAAAATTAAACTTACACCCGCAGGCGAAACTTTATTACAGTATTCGGAACAGTTGTTTTCAATCTATCAGAATATGGAATTTGATCTCAATGCTTTTACTCAAAACAAATCAGGAACGCTGCGAATTGGCGCAAGTACTACCGCAGCACAATACCTGCTGCCTCCTATATTGGCAGCATTTCACCGTAAGTTCGACAAGGTAAAAGTTCAGTTGGTTACAGGAAACACAGAGCAAATAGAGATTGCTTTGCAGAATAAAAATATTGATTTAGGAATTATAGAAGGAAAATCGAGAAGCACCTTATTCAAATACTCCGCCTTTATAAAGGATGAACTCGTATTGGTTGCAAAAAATGGACATTCGATCTCAAAAAAATCATCTGTAAAAGTAGAAGATCTAATAAAGTATAGTTTTCTTTTACGTGAACCGGGTTCTGGGACACTTGAAGTCATTGCACACGCTCTCAAACAGTCTGGTATAAAAATAAGTAATCTCAATTTAGAAATGCAGTTGGACAGTTCGGAAAGCATCAAAATGTACCTGCTCAATTCAGAAGCCTTGGCTTTTCTTTCCATATATTCCATTTTCAAAGAACTAAAAAACAATGAATGTACTGTTGTAGAAGTAAAAGGACTAAGTATAGAACGAGAATTTAACTTTATTCAAAATCAGGGTGACAGCGAAAATCTTTCTGATTTGTTTATGAGATTTGCGATAAGTTATAACTTTAGGTAA
- a CDS encoding DUF3347 domain-containing protein: MKNITISIFAVITVFIAASCNQSSTKNNELSENNTTATSGEQAPSQSKVNDTVPLPATPDTSIGKNAGETATGGFSIAPIVADYLSLKNALVSDDANAAADAGKKLFATLNKVDMKTVPADNHKKYMDITDDIKENAEHIGDNAGKIDHQREHLASLSEDISDLITLFGSPQALYQDHCPMFNDGKGAIWLSESKAIKNPYYGSKMITCGMVEKTFN, from the coding sequence ATGAAAAATATAACAATATCAATCTTCGCTGTTATCACAGTATTTATAGCAGCTTCATGTAATCAGTCGTCAACTAAGAACAACGAGCTGTCCGAAAATAATACAACTGCCACTTCGGGCGAGCAGGCACCTTCTCAGTCAAAAGTGAATGACACAGTGCCCTTACCAGCTACGCCTGATACATCCATCGGTAAGAATGCAGGAGAAACAGCAACTGGTGGTTTTTCTATTGCGCCCATAGTGGCTGATTATCTGTCACTGAAGAACGCTCTTGTTTCAGACGATGCTAATGCTGCTGCCGATGCAGGTAAAAAGCTGTTTGCCACCCTGAATAAAGTGGACATGAAAACCGTCCCTGCCGATAATCACAAAAAATACATGGACATAACAGATGATATAAAGGAAAACGCAGAGCATATTGGCGACAATGCAGGTAAAATTGATCATCAGAGAGAGCATCTGGCATCATTAAGTGAAGATATCAGTGATCTTATTACGCTGTTCGGTTCTCCGCAGGCACTCTATCAGGATCATTGCCCAATGTTCAATGATGGCAAAGGAGCTATTTGGTTAAGCGAAAGCAAAGCAATCAAAAATCCTTATTACGGTTCAAAAATGATTACCTGCGGTATGGTGGAAAAAACCTTTAATTAA
- a CDS encoding class I SAM-dependent methyltransferase, with amino-acid sequence MNTDKTSTQHWNTIYQSKNENEVSWYQEYPKASIELIKELNLPLSAHIIDIGGGESHLVDVLLEMGYTNISVLDISETALQKNQNRLGEKSKLVNWIATDITEFIPRQKYDLWHDRAAFHFLTAEENVKKYVSIAERTITQDGFLIMGTFSDNGPTKCSGLDTKQFTEESLKKVFERSFELKSFKYLDHSTPFNTIQNFLFCTFQRK; translated from the coding sequence ATGAATACAGATAAAACTTCAACACAACACTGGAATACCATTTACCAAAGCAAAAACGAGAATGAAGTAAGCTGGTATCAAGAATATCCGAAAGCTTCCATTGAGTTGATAAAGGAATTAAACTTACCTCTTTCAGCACATATCATCGATATTGGTGGTGGAGAAAGCCATTTGGTAGATGTTCTTCTGGAGATGGGCTATACGAATATTTCTGTCCTAGATATTTCTGAAACTGCACTTCAAAAAAACCAAAACAGATTGGGAGAAAAAAGTAAGCTGGTAAATTGGATTGCAACTGATATTACTGAATTTATACCAAGACAAAAATATGACCTGTGGCATGACAGAGCGGCTTTTCATTTTTTAACGGCTGAAGAAAATGTCAAAAAATATGTTTCAATTGCTGAAAGGACTATCACTCAAGATGGATTTTTGATTATGGGAACATTCTCCGATAATGGTCCAACCAAATGCAGTGGTCTCGATACCAAACAATTTACCGAGGAATCACTGAAAAAAGTTTTTGAGAGATCTTTTGAGCTAAAGAGTTTCAAATATCTCGACCATTCTACACCTTTTAATACAATTCAGAATTTTTTATTTTGTACATTTCAAAGAAAATAA
- a CDS encoding YeiH family protein, producing the protein MEQDTQKPNKLNRFKSLLDRSITTREVIFLLAVVFCLSPLISPPIALLMGLVIAQFIGHPYLHLNHKATHILLQVSVVGLGFGMNVTSAMKAGKEGILFTIVSIIGTLVIGYLMGKFLKIDKKSSYLISAGTAICGGSAIAAVSPVIKAEEKQISVALGTVFILNSIALFIFPIIGHALNLSQTQFGLWSAIAIHDTSSVVGAASKYGTQALEVATTVKLARALWIIPIAFLSTFLFKNKGSKVKIPYFIGLFVLAMIVNTYIPFVQNFSHYLTGIAKAGLTLTLFLIGCGLNRKLLMSVGFRPLIQGVVLWGIISAAALWAVTSFAS; encoded by the coding sequence ATGGAACAAGACACTCAAAAGCCCAATAAGCTTAATCGATTCAAAAGTCTTCTAGATCGAAGTATTACAACTCGTGAAGTTATTTTTTTGTTAGCAGTCGTATTCTGCCTATCTCCTTTAATATCTCCGCCTATTGCATTGTTGATGGGGCTTGTCATCGCACAGTTCATTGGCCATCCTTACCTTCATCTCAATCATAAGGCGACGCACATTCTACTACAGGTTTCAGTGGTTGGTTTAGGATTTGGAATGAACGTGACCAGTGCAATGAAGGCTGGTAAAGAAGGAATCCTTTTCACTATAGTTTCTATTATTGGAACCTTGGTTATAGGATATTTGATGGGAAAATTCCTCAAAATTGACAAAAAGAGTTCCTATCTGATCTCTGCAGGAACCGCTATTTGCGGAGGAAGTGCTATTGCTGCTGTTTCTCCTGTCATTAAAGCTGAGGAAAAACAAATATCAGTGGCATTAGGTACGGTTTTCATTCTTAATTCAATTGCTTTATTCATTTTCCCAATAATTGGTCACGCCCTGAATTTGTCTCAGACCCAGTTTGGTTTATGGAGTGCCATTGCCATTCACGACACCAGTTCAGTAGTGGGAGCAGCAAGCAAATACGGAACTCAGGCTTTGGAAGTAGCAACTACTGTTAAGTTGGCGCGTGCTTTATGGATTATTCCTATAGCATTTCTATCTACATTCCTTTTCAAAAACAAAGGCAGTAAAGTGAAAATCCCCTACTTTATAGGCTTATTTGTTTTGGCTATGATTGTCAATACCTATATTCCTTTTGTTCAGAATTTCAGTCATTACCTTACCGGTATTGCCAAAGCAGGGCTAACCTTAACTTTATTTTTAATTGGCTGCGGTCTGAATAGAAAATTACTGATGAGCGTTGGTTTTAGACCTTTGATTCAGGGCGTTGTACTTTGGGGCATCATTTCTGCTGCTGCATTATGGGCGGTAACTTCTTTTGCCAGTTAA
- a CDS encoding heavy metal translocating P-type ATPase, with amino-acid sequence MNKYTCPMHPQVLKDEPGKCPLCSMALVPIGGTSASHEHTSGHGHSGHAHPDHAKESFDKHEGHHTGDFLARFWVSLIITIPILLLSHMIQQWLGFSFTFSGDKYVLLALGTVMYIYGGLPFLKGMIGEIKAKAIGMMTLVAIAISVAYIYSVAVVFGLQGMDFFWELATLIDIMLLGHWLEMRSQMAASRALQSLVALLPNDVTVERNGEAVKIKLEDLQSGETVIIKPGEKIPADGLVLEGLSYINESMLTGESVPVKKEANSKVIAGSINGDGAVKVKVTAVGKDSYLNRVINLVQEAQATKSNTQNLADKVAKWLTFIAIAVGIGTFIYWYASNGDIAFALERMVTVMVTACPHALGVAIPLVVAISTTLSATNGLLIRNRTAFETTRKLSTIIFDKTGTLTKGSHAVEKVFPLTDEYNADEVIQYAAAVQQNSEHHIAKGIMAALKERSLTLWKSENFSYMQGIGVKGVVNGKNVVAAGPNYFAEKHLSLPEIPTEINQEAETVNFVLIENKVAGIITLADSIREGSKQAIDDLKRLNIKSFLLTGDNEKIAAAVAGKLRMDGYLANVLPHNKQEKVKEFQNKGEVVAMTGDGVNDAPALAQADVGIAVGSGTDVAAETADIILVDSDPRDVVKLIDFGKLTYKKMVQNLIWAVGYNVVAIPLAAGVLYPKFILSPAMGAVLMSISTIVVAINASLLKIKK; translated from the coding sequence ATGAACAAGTACACTTGTCCTATGCACCCGCAGGTGCTAAAAGACGAACCGGGAAAATGCCCCCTTTGCAGCATGGCATTGGTTCCCATAGGCGGTACGTCAGCCTCTCATGAACACACATCAGGACATGGGCATTCGGGACATGCTCACCCTGACCATGCTAAAGAAAGTTTTGATAAACATGAGGGGCATCATACGGGCGATTTCCTCGCACGTTTTTGGGTAAGCCTCATCATTACAATTCCTATCCTGCTGCTGTCGCACATGATACAGCAGTGGTTAGGCTTTAGCTTTACTTTCAGTGGCGATAAGTATGTGCTGCTTGCGTTGGGTACGGTTATGTATATCTATGGAGGCTTGCCATTCCTAAAAGGAATGATTGGCGAGATAAAAGCCAAAGCCATAGGCATGATGACCCTTGTTGCCATCGCCATATCGGTAGCCTATATCTATTCGGTAGCCGTTGTGTTTGGTTTGCAGGGGATGGATTTCTTTTGGGAGTTAGCCACGCTTATTGACATTATGCTATTGGGGCATTGGCTCGAAATGCGTTCTCAAATGGCTGCATCGAGGGCATTACAGTCGTTGGTGGCTTTACTGCCTAATGATGTTACCGTGGAGCGGAACGGAGAAGCTGTAAAGATAAAGCTCGAAGACCTGCAAAGCGGTGAAACGGTTATCATAAAACCGGGAGAAAAAATTCCTGCCGATGGATTGGTACTGGAGGGGCTTTCGTACATCAATGAAAGTATGCTTACTGGAGAAAGTGTTCCGGTAAAAAAAGAAGCCAACAGTAAGGTTATTGCAGGCTCTATCAATGGCGATGGTGCGGTAAAAGTTAAGGTAACAGCGGTCGGAAAAGACAGTTACTTAAACAGGGTTATCAATCTTGTACAAGAGGCACAGGCTACCAAGTCCAATACACAAAACCTTGCGGACAAAGTAGCAAAATGGCTCACCTTTATTGCTATTGCCGTAGGCATAGGCACATTCATTTATTGGTATGCCAGCAATGGGGATATTGCTTTTGCATTAGAACGAATGGTTACTGTAATGGTAACAGCTTGCCCCCACGCATTGGGCGTAGCTATCCCTTTGGTGGTCGCTATTTCCACAACGCTATCGGCGACCAATGGGCTGCTTATCCGCAACCGCACGGCATTTGAAACGACCCGGAAGCTATCTACCATCATTTTTGATAAGACCGGAACGCTTACCAAAGGTTCCCACGCAGTAGAAAAGGTTTTCCCTTTAACAGATGAATATAATGCCGATGAGGTTATCCAGTATGCTGCCGCAGTACAGCAAAATTCAGAACACCATATCGCAAAAGGTATTATGGCTGCATTGAAAGAAAGGAGCCTCACCCTATGGAAGTCTGAAAACTTTAGCTATATGCAGGGCATAGGTGTAAAAGGTGTTGTAAACGGGAAAAATGTCGTAGCGGCGGGACCGAATTATTTCGCCGAAAAGCACCTTTCACTGCCCGAAATCCCAACTGAAATCAATCAGGAAGCCGAAACGGTAAACTTTGTTTTAATCGAAAATAAAGTAGCAGGTATCATCACTTTGGCAGACAGTATCCGTGAGGGTTCAAAGCAAGCTATTGACGACCTCAAACGATTGAATATCAAATCCTTTTTGCTTACAGGCGACAATGAAAAGATTGCTGCTGCGGTAGCTGGAAAATTGAGAATGGATGGGTATTTGGCAAATGTACTTCCGCACAATAAGCAGGAAAAAGTAAAGGAATTTCAAAACAAAGGTGAAGTTGTGGCAATGACAGGCGATGGCGTAAATGATGCTCCTGCGTTGGCACAGGCAGATGTTGGCATTGCCGTAGGTTCCGGTACAGACGTGGCAGCCGAAACTGCGGACATTATATTGGTGGACAGTGACCCCAGAGATGTGGTCAAACTGATTGACTTCGGCAAACTTACTTATAAAAAGATGGTACAAAACCTGATATGGGCGGTTGGCTACAACGTGGTAGCAATCCCTCTTGCCGCAGGTGTACTCTATCCGAAATTTATTTTAAGCCCGGCAATGGGTGCTGTACTGATGAGCATAAGTACCATTGTAGTGGCTATTAATGCAAGTTTATTAAAAATCAAAAAGTAA
- a CDS encoding DUF305 domain-containing protein has protein sequence MENMNHKKQDNTVYRKLFFTLIISFIIMYLVMFLNVDEIAHVYISLTRTYMTLLMVSPMAVLMILMMGNMYHNKKLNSIIIGSGITVFIVAFIFLRNQTFVSDIQYMKAMIPHHSSAIMTSKHAEIKDPEVKILSENIIKSQEEEIKKMKEKIKELQ, from the coding sequence ATGGAAAATATGAATCACAAAAAACAAGATAATACTGTTTATAGAAAGCTTTTTTTTACACTGATAATTTCATTTATCATCATGTATCTCGTCATGTTTTTAAATGTTGACGAAATTGCTCATGTTTATATAAGTTTAACCCGAACGTACATGACATTGCTAATGGTGTCTCCGATGGCCGTGTTAATGATATTGATGATGGGCAATATGTATCATAATAAAAAACTTAATTCCATTATCATTGGTAGTGGAATTACTGTATTTATCGTTGCATTTATTTTTCTGCGAAATCAAACTTTCGTCAGCGATATTCAATATATGAAAGCAATGATTCCACATCATTCTTCTGCTATTATGACAAGCAAACATGCTGAGATCAAAGATCCAGAAGTGAAGATATTATCAGAAAATATCATAAAATCTCAAGAAGAAGAGATAAAAAAAATGAAGGAAAAAATTAAAGAACTACAGTAA